The following coding sequences lie in one Metopolophium dirhodum isolate CAU chromosome 5, ASM1992520v1, whole genome shotgun sequence genomic window:
- the LOC132945763 gene encoding hemicentin-1-like isoform X1 → MQAQKRNPAIYSLLFAHLESESKIKMIDHPNPLKILPVAIFVIFLLTEGLCRKSHSKNIILKNEENVIVLAKKGSNLKVKCHYSEGYEPDDYEWKKIDNRHFAVLPTEILSTSQWLALVNVRFDDEGQYSCIMNGFNGNETFSKKRDFVLKTTNYIREPHGKIKPKFQKVFTEDVPLSVNRALHLNCPFTSTSDTEFSWSKNNELLIEKKAIIEGFGAIDNEYSSKPAKLSDAGNYTCVVKNKYGSIQYQFAVAVYDDENKKPLSFEYPRDLSLKSGDRAMFFCHAFDYGNKEIDWYFLNSTNPMDIDIETVDLSQFQKMDNDNDVTLLSGKLIIEPVTIHDDGWYICVQKGFERPLMAEARLSVDKSLINVTSEVTNQDENISDDKHFVLSLLPMLSTLPMDKKIKARLAIETLVQNIAFPDLNTAENVHAEQKNTTEKSSTNTDIGSIITIKEYLQPRKRSP, encoded by the exons ATGCAGGCACAAAAACGTAATCCTGCAATATATTCACTGCTATTCGCTCATCTtgaatcagaatctaaaat aaaaatgATTGATCATCCGAATccattgaaaatattaccagTGGcaattttcgtaatatttttactgACCGAAGGATTGTGCCGAAAATctcattcaaaaaatataatattaaaaa atgAAGAAAATGTCATTGTTTTGGCCAAAAAAGGTagcaatttaaaagtaaaatgtcATTATTCTGAAGGCTATGAGCCCGATGATTATGAATGGAAAAAAATAGACAATAGACATTTTGCGGTATTACCAACTGAAATTTTGTCTACATCAcagtg GTTGGCTTTAGTAAATGTGAGATTCGACGATGAAGGACAATATTCTTGCATAATGAATGGTTTTAACGGGAACGAAACGTTTTCCAAAAAGCgtgattttgttttgaaaactacaaattatattaggGAACCGCATGGAAAAATCAAACCAAAGTTTCAGAAAGTTTTCACGGAGGATGTACCGTTATCTGTAAACAGGGCACTACATCTGAATTGTCCATTCACGA GTACAAGTGATACAGAGTTTTCTTGGTCTAAAAATAACGAATTACTCATtgaaaaaaaagcaataattgAAGGTTTTGGAGCTATCGATAATGAGTACAGTTCAAAGCCTGCAAAATTGTCAGATGCTGGCAATTATACGTGCGTGGTGAAAAACAAATACGGTTCAATCCAATACCAATTCGCTGTAGCTGTTTACG ATGATGAAAACAAAAAGCCTCTTTCTTTCGAATATCCTCGAGATTTGTCATTAAAATCGGGAGACAGGGCAATGTTTTTTTGCCATGCTTTTGATTACGGCAATAAAGAAATTGACTGGTACTTTTTGAATAGTACAAACCCAATGGACATAGACATAGAAACGGTGGATCTTTCACAATTTCAAAAGATGGACAATGACAATGAC GTGACATTGTTAAGTGGCAAGTTGATAATCGAACCTGTGACAATCCATGATGATGGATGGTATATTTGTGTTCAAAAAGGATTTGAAAGACCTTTAATGGCTGAAGCCCGATTGAGCGTGGACAAAAGTTTga tcaatgTGACATCAGAGGTTACGAATCAAGACGAAAATATCTCTGAtgacaaacattttgtattgagTCTTTTACCCATGTTATCCACACTTCCAATGGACAAAAAAATCAAAGCTCGGTTAGCTATTGAAACTTTGGTGCAAAACATAGCTTTCCCAGATCTGAATACAGCAGAAAATGTTCACGCCGAACAAAAGAATACTACAGAAAAATCGTCTACCAATActgatataggtagtattataacGATCAAAGAGTACCTGCAGCCTAGGAAGCGTTCaccataa
- the LOC132945763 gene encoding hemicentin-1-like isoform X2 has product MIDHPNPLKILPVAIFVIFLLTEGLCRKSHSKNIILKNEENVIVLAKKGSNLKVKCHYSEGYEPDDYEWKKIDNRHFAVLPTEILSTSQWLALVNVRFDDEGQYSCIMNGFNGNETFSKKRDFVLKTTNYIREPHGKIKPKFQKVFTEDVPLSVNRALHLNCPFTSTSDTEFSWSKNNELLIEKKAIIEGFGAIDNEYSSKPAKLSDAGNYTCVVKNKYGSIQYQFAVAVYDDENKKPLSFEYPRDLSLKSGDRAMFFCHAFDYGNKEIDWYFLNSTNPMDIDIETVDLSQFQKMDNDNDVTLLSGKLIIEPVTIHDDGWYICVQKGFERPLMAEARLSVDKSLINVTSEVTNQDENISDDKHFVLSLLPMLSTLPMDKKIKARLAIETLVQNIAFPDLNTAENVHAEQKNTTEKSSTNTDIGSIITIKEYLQPRKRSP; this is encoded by the exons atgATTGATCATCCGAATccattgaaaatattaccagTGGcaattttcgtaatatttttactgACCGAAGGATTGTGCCGAAAATctcattcaaaaaatataatattaaaaa atgAAGAAAATGTCATTGTTTTGGCCAAAAAAGGTagcaatttaaaagtaaaatgtcATTATTCTGAAGGCTATGAGCCCGATGATTATGAATGGAAAAAAATAGACAATAGACATTTTGCGGTATTACCAACTGAAATTTTGTCTACATCAcagtg GTTGGCTTTAGTAAATGTGAGATTCGACGATGAAGGACAATATTCTTGCATAATGAATGGTTTTAACGGGAACGAAACGTTTTCCAAAAAGCgtgattttgttttgaaaactacaaattatattaggGAACCGCATGGAAAAATCAAACCAAAGTTTCAGAAAGTTTTCACGGAGGATGTACCGTTATCTGTAAACAGGGCACTACATCTGAATTGTCCATTCACGA GTACAAGTGATACAGAGTTTTCTTGGTCTAAAAATAACGAATTACTCATtgaaaaaaaagcaataattgAAGGTTTTGGAGCTATCGATAATGAGTACAGTTCAAAGCCTGCAAAATTGTCAGATGCTGGCAATTATACGTGCGTGGTGAAAAACAAATACGGTTCAATCCAATACCAATTCGCTGTAGCTGTTTACG ATGATGAAAACAAAAAGCCTCTTTCTTTCGAATATCCTCGAGATTTGTCATTAAAATCGGGAGACAGGGCAATGTTTTTTTGCCATGCTTTTGATTACGGCAATAAAGAAATTGACTGGTACTTTTTGAATAGTACAAACCCAATGGACATAGACATAGAAACGGTGGATCTTTCACAATTTCAAAAGATGGACAATGACAATGAC GTGACATTGTTAAGTGGCAAGTTGATAATCGAACCTGTGACAATCCATGATGATGGATGGTATATTTGTGTTCAAAAAGGATTTGAAAGACCTTTAATGGCTGAAGCCCGATTGAGCGTGGACAAAAGTTTga tcaatgTGACATCAGAGGTTACGAATCAAGACGAAAATATCTCTGAtgacaaacattttgtattgagTCTTTTACCCATGTTATCCACACTTCCAATGGACAAAAAAATCAAAGCTCGGTTAGCTATTGAAACTTTGGTGCAAAACATAGCTTTCCCAGATCTGAATACAGCAGAAAATGTTCACGCCGAACAAAAGAATACTACAGAAAAATCGTCTACCAATActgatataggtagtattataacGATCAAAGAGTACCTGCAGCCTAGGAAGCGTTCaccataa
- the LOC132945814 gene encoding uncharacterized protein LOC132945814 isoform X2: MNRLSIILAIAFVSYSLGAPQNISESQNGDQNHGLEHGSGQGLEKQDGFGDASTSDPSQIKDFIRFYIPRTGISNSQQPKDPKNPNGGTLDGLTYPRICAVACGSGLETYPCLMCMNKFLKQNKII; the protein is encoded by the exons ATGAACCGTctg TCAATAATATTGGCAATTGCCTTTGTCAGTTACTCACTGGGTGCACCGCAAAACATTTCTGAATCGCAAAATGGAGACCAAAATCATGGCCTAGAGCACGGCAGCGGCCAAGGACTTGAGAA acaGGACGGATTTGGAGATGCATCCACATCAGATCCCAGCCAAATAAAGGATTTCATACGCTTTTATATACCTAGAACAGGAATATCCAATTCGCAACAGCCAAAAGACCCTAAAAATCCCAACGGAGGAACTCTCGATGGTCTAACGTATCCTAGAATCTGTGCAGTAGCTTGTGGTTCGGGATTGGAAACTTACCCATGTTTGATGTGTatgaataaatttctaaaacaaaataaaataatttga
- the LOC132945814 gene encoding uncharacterized protein LOC132945814 isoform X1 — protein sequence MNRLSIILAIAFVSYSLGAPQNISESQNGDQNHGLEHGSGQGLEKQDRFENGNVNVDTSTSDPSEIGVFGPKSKPKPPGGGDRADKRMPKTPRHRTAACVAMCTASFCVSGEDTASCVTCMSGCPK from the exons ATGAACCGTctg TCAATAATATTGGCAATTGCCTTTGTCAGTTACTCACTGGGTGCACCGCAAAACATTTCTGAATCGCAAAATGGAGACCAAAATCATGGCCTAGAGCACGGCAGCGGCCAAGGACTTGAGAA acaGGACAGATTTGAAAACGGAAATGTAAACGTTGATACATCCACATCAGATCCCAGCGAAATAGGGGTTTTCGGACCAAAATCCAAACCCAAACCTCCTGGTGGTGGAGACCGGGCCGATAAGCGCATGCCTAAAACACCCAGACACCGTACTGCAGCGTGTGTTGCAATGTGTACAGCATCTTTTTGTGTTTCGGGAGAGGATACTGCTTCATGTGTGACGTGTATGAGTGGATGtccaaaataa